In Nocardioides sp. zg-1228, a single window of DNA contains:
- a CDS encoding GNAT family N-acetyltransferase produces the protein MWTSHPFRDQEAPPTMPIDVTVTRNPDRQRYEAVLGDSTVAGFLDYQETSELVALTHTEVAPSFEGQGVGSALARAALDDIRARRLRALVICPYVTRWLRRHPDYRDLLYNAAPSTADDA, from the coding sequence GTGTGGACGTCGCACCCGTTCCGAGACCAGGAGGCTCCACCCACCATGCCCATCGACGTCACGGTGACCCGCAACCCCGACCGCCAGCGCTACGAGGCCGTCCTCGGCGACTCGACGGTCGCCGGGTTCCTCGACTACCAGGAGACCAGCGAGCTCGTCGCACTCACCCACACCGAGGTCGCCCCGTCCTTCGAGGGCCAGGGAGTGGGCAGCGCCCTCGCCCGGGCCGCGCTCGACGACATCCGCGCTCGACGACTGCGGGCCCTCGTGATCTGCCCCTACGTCACCAGGTGGCTGCGGCGACACCCCGACTACCGCGACCTGCTCTACAACGCGGCACCGTCCACGGCGGATGACGCATGA
- the nusB gene encoding transcription antitermination factor NusB, protein MSARSKARKRALDILFASELRSEDPVTALERAIAEGEGPTNAYTATLVRGVVEHQARIDEVLTTYSKGWTLSRMPAVDRNVLRIGVYELLWGDDDVPDTVAVSEALHLVQDLSTDDSPAFVNGLLGSIQRDRASLV, encoded by the coding sequence GTGTCTGCCCGCTCCAAGGCCCGCAAGCGCGCGCTCGACATCCTGTTCGCCTCCGAGCTCCGCTCGGAGGACCCCGTGACGGCGCTCGAGCGCGCCATCGCGGAGGGCGAGGGGCCGACCAACGCCTACACCGCCACGCTGGTGCGGGGGGTGGTCGAGCACCAGGCGCGCATCGACGAGGTGCTGACGACCTACAGCAAGGGCTGGACGCTCAGCCGGATGCCCGCGGTCGACCGCAACGTGCTCCGCATCGGCGTCTACGAGCTGCTGTGGGGTGACGACGACGTCCCCGACACCGTCGCGGTGAGCGAGGCCCTCCACCTCGTGCAGGACCTCTCCACCGACGACTCGCCGGCCTTCGTCAACGGGCTGCTCGGCTCGATCCAGCGCGACCGGGCCAGCCTGGTCTGA
- the efp gene encoding elongation factor P, translating into MATTNDLKNGMVLKIEGQLWSVVEFQHVKPGKGPAFVRTKLRNVESGKNVDKTFNAGTKVETANVDKRTMQYLYNDGSSYVFMDTSTYEQLEVTPEVVGDAKNFMLENQEAIVATNEGRVLFIELPASVELLIAETEPGLQGDRSTGGTKPATLETGHTIAVPLFITTGEKVKVDTRDSSYLGRVKA; encoded by the coding sequence ATGGCAACCACCAACGACCTCAAGAACGGCATGGTCCTCAAGATCGAGGGTCAGCTCTGGTCCGTCGTCGAGTTCCAGCACGTGAAGCCCGGCAAGGGCCCGGCCTTCGTGCGCACCAAGCTCCGCAACGTCGAGTCGGGCAAGAACGTCGACAAGACCTTCAACGCCGGCACGAAGGTCGAGACGGCCAACGTCGACAAGCGCACCATGCAGTACCTCTACAACGACGGCTCGTCCTACGTCTTCATGGACACCAGCACCTACGAGCAGCTCGAGGTCACCCCGGAGGTCGTGGGCGACGCGAAGAACTTCATGCTCGAGAACCAGGAGGCCATCGTGGCCACCAACGAGGGCCGGGTGCTCTTCATCGAGCTGCCCGCCTCCGTCGAGCTGCTGATCGCCGAGACCGAGCCGGGCCTGCAGGGGGACCGCTCCACCGGTGGCACCAAGCCCGCCACCCTCGAGACCGGCCACACCATCGCGGTGCCGCTCTTCATCACCACCGGCGAGAAGGTCAAGGTCGACACCCGCGACTCGTCCTACCTCGGCCGCGTCAAGGCCTGA
- a CDS encoding SDR family oxidoreductase — MRVTIIGGHGKIALLLAPMLVEAGHEVTSVIRNPDHVADVEATGATALVASVEDADTGAMTDLLSGQDAVVWSAGAGGGDPERTFAVDRDAAIRSMDAAQAAGARRYVMVSFSGADPDFLVPDDNPFRPYQDAKIAADEHLRASELDWTVLGPGTLTLEPGRGAVNPQAGFNDGDTTARELVAQVALAVLEDPRAHGKTLVFGDGDVPIDDWLASL, encoded by the coding sequence ATGCGAGTCACCATCATCGGCGGACACGGCAAGATCGCTCTTCTCCTGGCACCCATGCTGGTCGAGGCGGGTCACGAGGTCACCTCGGTGATCCGCAACCCCGACCACGTGGCGGACGTCGAGGCCACCGGCGCGACCGCACTGGTCGCGTCGGTCGAGGACGCCGACACGGGCGCCATGACCGACCTGCTCTCGGGCCAGGACGCGGTCGTCTGGTCGGCCGGTGCCGGCGGCGGCGACCCCGAGCGGACCTTCGCGGTCGACCGCGACGCCGCGATCCGCTCGATGGACGCCGCGCAGGCCGCGGGCGCGCGGCGCTACGTGATGGTGTCGTTCTCCGGCGCCGACCCCGACTTCCTCGTGCCGGACGACAACCCGTTCCGGCCCTACCAGGACGCCAAGATCGCCGCCGACGAGCACCTGCGCGCCTCGGAGCTCGACTGGACCGTCCTCGGGCCCGGCACCCTCACCCTCGAGCCCGGCCGGGGGGCGGTCAACCCGCAGGCCGGATTCAACGACGGCGACACCACGGCGCGCGAGCTGGTGGCCCAGGTCGCCCTCGCCGTGCTCGAGGACCCCCGTGCCCACGGCAAGACCCTCGTCTTCGGCGACGGCGACGTCCCGATCGACGACTGGCTCGCCTCGCTCTGA
- a CDS encoding LuxR family transcriptional regulator: MDLVGRDAERAEIERLLDRARAGSSGALVVRGEAGIGKTVLVEQAALGAASSGFRVETSVGVEAEAQFAFAGLHQLCGPLLGHLGALPDPQQAALGVAFGLRSGPAPDRFLVGLATLNLLAEVAEAAPLLCVVDDAQWLDEASAQVMAFVARRVSAERVALLFARRDSSTATDDPLAGLPELRVAGLGEADARTLLATGVAAPLDDAVRERIAAEARGNPLALLELPRAAPATVRAGGFELPDTLSVPHRIEDGFRRRSATLPSETQLLLLVAAADPTGDPALLWRAASHLGIVPEAAAPAEASDLVEIGTRVRFRHPLVRSAVYQSATAPDRRRVHGALAGATDPRGDPDRRAWHRAQAVLGTDEHAAAELELSADRARLRGGVAAAAAFLQRAAELTPEPAARTRRSLAAAQAKHDAGAIEAASALVAAAAAGPLDDLARACLQLLRAQIAFHLTRDQDVPGMLLDAARMLAPLDPALSRETYLRALDAAILIGSDDVTHIAAAAAAAPPPPTPARPVDLLLDGLATTLTIGYMAGAPRLRRALESFCDGTLTDPGRERESAGWLWLAGRNAVALLDDELLHALASRNVALARESGALATLPAALGLMSITSTLMGELARAGELAAEATAITQATGGVELRHAQVILSGWCGDRAATTALHAGTAEDDAYPEGSTDAAQALYALAVLHNGLGDYAAAREAASRACRSPELALSSAGLPELVEACVRTDHPESAASAMEQLDARARASGAPWALGVASCARALTSTGAAAEEHYLEAIGQLGRSRMGGYLARTHLVYGEWLRREGRRRDAREQLRTAHRLLADMGAEAFAARAARELRATGEHPRARAAQPTHELTAQELNIARLVATGATSREVAAELFLSPRTIEAHLRSIFRKLEITSRRQLRQLPLP; the protein is encoded by the coding sequence GTGGACCTCGTGGGCAGGGACGCCGAACGAGCGGAGATCGAGCGCCTGCTGGACCGGGCACGCGCCGGCAGCAGCGGCGCCCTCGTGGTGCGCGGCGAGGCGGGCATCGGGAAGACGGTCCTGGTGGAGCAGGCCGCCCTTGGCGCCGCGTCATCGGGGTTCCGGGTGGAGACGTCGGTGGGGGTGGAGGCCGAGGCGCAGTTCGCGTTCGCCGGTCTGCACCAGCTGTGCGGCCCGCTGCTGGGCCACCTCGGCGCGCTGCCGGACCCGCAGCAGGCCGCTCTCGGCGTGGCGTTCGGACTGCGGAGCGGGCCTGCACCGGACCGGTTCCTGGTCGGCCTGGCGACGCTCAACCTGCTGGCCGAGGTCGCCGAGGCGGCTCCGCTGCTGTGCGTCGTCGACGACGCCCAGTGGCTGGACGAGGCGTCCGCGCAGGTGATGGCGTTCGTCGCGCGACGCGTCTCGGCCGAACGCGTGGCGCTGCTGTTCGCGCGCCGCGACAGCAGCACAGCCACCGACGACCCGCTGGCCGGGTTGCCGGAGCTGCGGGTGGCCGGGCTCGGCGAGGCAGACGCGCGGACGTTGCTGGCGACGGGTGTCGCCGCGCCTCTCGACGACGCCGTGCGCGAGCGGATCGCCGCAGAGGCCCGCGGCAACCCGTTGGCGCTGCTGGAGCTGCCCCGGGCCGCACCCGCGACCGTCCGGGCGGGCGGCTTCGAGCTGCCCGACACGCTCAGCGTGCCCCACCGCATCGAGGACGGCTTCCGCCGCCGCTCGGCGACCTTGCCATCCGAGACCCAGCTGCTGTTGCTGGTGGCGGCGGCCGACCCGACCGGCGACCCGGCGCTGCTCTGGCGCGCGGCCTCCCACCTGGGGATCGTCCCCGAGGCGGCCGCGCCCGCCGAGGCGAGCGATCTGGTCGAGATCGGCACCCGCGTACGGTTCCGGCACCCGCTGGTGCGCTCCGCGGTCTACCAGTCGGCCACCGCACCCGACCGGCGTCGGGTGCACGGAGCCCTGGCCGGCGCCACCGACCCGCGGGGCGACCCCGACCGGCGCGCCTGGCACCGGGCGCAGGCCGTGCTGGGCACCGACGAGCACGCGGCCGCAGAGCTGGAGCTCTCGGCCGACCGAGCGCGCCTCCGCGGCGGTGTGGCCGCCGCGGCCGCGTTCCTGCAGCGCGCAGCCGAGCTGACGCCGGAGCCCGCCGCCCGCACGCGGCGGTCGCTGGCGGCCGCCCAGGCCAAGCACGACGCGGGTGCGATCGAGGCCGCGTCGGCCCTGGTGGCGGCCGCCGCCGCGGGGCCGCTGGACGACCTGGCACGCGCCTGCCTCCAGCTGCTGCGCGCCCAGATCGCGTTCCACCTGACACGGGACCAGGACGTGCCCGGCATGCTGCTGGACGCGGCCAGGATGCTCGCCCCGCTCGACCCCGCGCTCTCTCGCGAGACCTACCTGCGCGCCCTCGACGCGGCGATCCTCATCGGCAGCGACGACGTGACGCACATTGCCGCAGCCGCTGCGGCCGCTCCCCCGCCGCCGACACCGGCCCGACCGGTGGACCTGCTCCTCGACGGCCTCGCGACGACGTTGACGATCGGATACATGGCAGGAGCCCCCCGGCTGCGACGCGCCCTCGAGTCGTTCTGCGACGGCACCCTCACCGATCCCGGCCGCGAGCGGGAGAGCGCCGGGTGGCTGTGGCTGGCCGGCCGCAACGCGGTGGCGCTCCTCGACGACGAGCTGCTCCACGCACTGGCCAGCCGCAACGTCGCGCTGGCCCGCGAGTCCGGCGCGTTGGCGACGCTGCCCGCCGCCCTCGGCCTCATGTCGATCACCTCGACCCTGATGGGTGAGCTCGCCCGCGCCGGCGAGCTGGCCGCCGAGGCGACGGCCATCACCCAGGCCACCGGCGGCGTCGAGCTCCGGCACGCCCAGGTCATCCTCAGTGGCTGGTGTGGCGACCGCGCCGCGACCACCGCGCTCCATGCCGGCACCGCCGAGGACGACGCCTACCCCGAGGGGAGCACGGACGCCGCTCAGGCCCTGTACGCGCTGGCAGTGCTCCACAACGGGCTGGGCGACTACGCCGCTGCGCGGGAGGCCGCGTCACGCGCCTGCCGGTCACCCGAGCTCGCGCTGAGCAGCGCCGGCCTCCCCGAGCTCGTCGAGGCCTGCGTCCGTACCGACCACCCCGAGAGCGCCGCCTCGGCGATGGAGCAGCTCGACGCCCGGGCGCGTGCCAGCGGCGCGCCCTGGGCGCTCGGAGTGGCGTCGTGCGCCCGGGCGCTCACGAGCACCGGAGCCGCGGCCGAGGAGCACTACCTCGAGGCGATCGGACAGCTCGGGCGCAGCCGGATGGGCGGCTACCTCGCTCGCACGCACCTCGTCTACGGCGAGTGGCTACGCCGTGAGGGCCGCCGCAGGGACGCCCGCGAACAGCTCCGCACCGCCCACCGGCTGCTCGCCGACATGGGCGCGGAGGCGTTCGCCGCACGCGCCGCACGGGAGCTCCGCGCCACGGGCGAGCACCCACGCGCCCGAGCCGCGCAGCCGACCCACGAGCTCACCGCCCAGGAGCTGAACATCGCGCGACTGGTGGCCACCGGGGCAACCAGTCGCGAGGTCGCCGCCGAGCTGTTCCTCAGCCCGCGCACGATCGAGGCCCACCTGCGGAGCATCTTCCGCAAGCTGGAGATCACCTCCCGCCGGCAGCTCAGGCAGCTGCCGCTTCCCTGA
- a CDS encoding TetR/AcrR family transcriptional regulator: MTTEPTPGTGTGTATGTGTERGGTAADRRRQREAEIIGATRRLFDERGVRDAQIEDIARAVGINRAIIYRHFTGKEELFGLTLVQYLEELRVALERAAATTSDPRDQLVRLVEAFVDYGLAHPAFVDCAQAIMRRPGGDLLEEVSESAMYRLGQAISGCLSVLTRTITAGAETGEFHVDDPGLLANMLYASGLGTLQLGRVAMLVSEEQPGVPRISRVTAEQVRDHMVATALAVTGGTAARTGRGR, from the coding sequence ATGACCACCGAGCCGACGCCAGGCACCGGCACCGGCACCGCCACCGGCACCGGCACCGAGCGGGGTGGCACCGCGGCCGACCGTCGGCGGCAGCGCGAGGCGGAGATCATCGGCGCCACCCGTCGACTCTTCGACGAGCGGGGCGTGCGCGACGCGCAGATCGAGGACATCGCCCGGGCGGTCGGCATCAACCGCGCCATCATCTACCGCCACTTCACCGGCAAGGAGGAGCTCTTCGGCCTCACCCTGGTGCAGTACCTCGAGGAGCTGCGGGTGGCGCTGGAGCGGGCCGCCGCGACGACGTCCGACCCGCGCGACCAGCTCGTGCGCCTGGTCGAGGCGTTCGTCGACTACGGCCTGGCCCACCCAGCGTTCGTCGACTGCGCACAGGCGATCATGCGACGCCCCGGCGGCGACCTGCTGGAGGAGGTCAGCGAGAGCGCGATGTACCGCCTCGGGCAGGCGATCAGCGGCTGCCTGTCGGTGCTGACCCGCACCATCACCGCAGGGGCGGAGACCGGCGAGTTCCACGTCGACGACCCGGGCCTGCTGGCCAACATGCTCTACGCCAGCGGGCTCGGCACGCTCCAGCTCGGCCGGGTGGCGATGCTCGTCTCGGAGGAGCAGCCGGGGGTGCCCCGGATCAGCCGGGTCACCGCCGAGCAGGTGCGCGACCACATGGTCGCCACCGCCCTGGCCGTCACCGGCGGCACGGCCGCGCGGACGGGCCGTGGACGCTAG
- a CDS encoding FMN-binding negative transcriptional regulator codes for MSSTPATASLYVPRANAMGPDDVRPFVAAVGTAQLVTVGEDGVPDATFLPVLWEGDRLVGHLARANRHWQRIVAGAPALAIVTGPDAYVSPSWYAAKAEHGRVVPTWNYSVVHLRGSVTVHDDAGWVRGLVTRLTDHHEQQRAEPWAVADAPDDYVDKNLRPIVGVEVVVSSVEAKAKLSQNRSAADRAGVAAGLAADGRDPGGLVAP; via the coding sequence ATGAGCAGCACACCCGCGACCGCCTCCCTCTACGTGCCGCGCGCCAACGCGATGGGCCCGGACGACGTACGCCCGTTCGTCGCCGCCGTCGGCACCGCGCAGCTGGTCACGGTGGGCGAGGACGGCGTGCCCGACGCGACGTTCCTGCCCGTGCTCTGGGAGGGCGACCGGCTCGTCGGGCACCTCGCCCGCGCCAACCGGCACTGGCAGCGGATCGTCGCCGGGGCGCCGGCGCTCGCGATCGTCACCGGACCGGACGCCTACGTCTCGCCGTCCTGGTATGCCGCCAAGGCCGAGCACGGTCGGGTCGTCCCGACGTGGAACTACTCGGTGGTCCACCTCCGCGGGTCGGTCACGGTGCACGACGACGCCGGCTGGGTGCGGGGGCTGGTCACCCGCCTGACCGATCACCACGAGCAGCAGCGCGCCGAGCCGTGGGCCGTCGCCGACGCCCCGGACGACTATGTGGACAAGAACCTCCGCCCCATCGTGGGCGTCGAGGTGGTCGTCTCGTCGGTGGAGGCGAAGGCCAAGCTCAGCCAGAACCGCTCCGCCGCCGACCGAGCGGGCGTGGCGGCCGGGCTGGCCGCGGACGGGCGCGACCCCGGCGGGCTCGTGGCCCCGTGA
- a CDS encoding DUF1206 domain-containing protein — protein MSAPSDTAAQAHESDWLDHAIRAGLVAYGVVHLLVGWLALQLAFGEKEDSASNAGALHYLAQQPLGEALVWMVAIGMFLLVLWRLLEFGFGYREESDDAKRWRKRATSLGKAVLYGAIGWSAVQTVTGSGGGQGGTDSTTSKLMDLPGGQLIVGAVGLAVIAYGGVLVWRGWKEKFREHLDSEGQTGKDGSVYVTLGKAGYIAKGIAIAIVGGLFVYAAVTHDPDKSGGLDQALQTVREQPFGQVLLTIIALGIACYGAFCFARAKHLSR, from the coding sequence ATGAGCGCTCCTTCCGACACCGCTGCGCAGGCCCACGAGAGCGACTGGCTGGACCACGCCATCCGGGCGGGGCTGGTCGCCTACGGGGTCGTGCACCTGCTCGTCGGGTGGCTCGCGCTCCAGCTCGCCTTCGGCGAGAAGGAGGACAGCGCGTCCAACGCCGGCGCCCTCCACTACCTGGCCCAGCAGCCGCTCGGCGAGGCGCTGGTGTGGATGGTCGCGATCGGCATGTTCCTGCTGGTCCTGTGGCGCCTGCTGGAGTTCGGCTTCGGCTACCGCGAGGAGTCCGACGACGCCAAGCGCTGGCGCAAGCGCGCCACCTCGCTGGGCAAGGCCGTGCTCTACGGCGCCATCGGCTGGAGCGCGGTGCAGACCGTCACCGGCTCGGGCGGCGGCCAGGGCGGCACCGACTCCACCACGAGCAAGCTGATGGACCTGCCCGGCGGCCAGCTCATCGTCGGCGCGGTCGGCCTCGCGGTGATCGCGTACGGCGGCGTGCTGGTGTGGCGCGGCTGGAAGGAGAAGTTCCGCGAGCACCTCGACTCCGAGGGCCAGACGGGCAAGGACGGCTCGGTCTACGTCACGCTCGGCAAGGCCGGCTACATCGCCAAGGGCATCGCCATCGCGATCGTCGGGGGGCTGTTCGTCTACGCGGCCGTCACCCACGACCCCGACAAGTCCGGCGGGCTCGACCAGGCGCTGCAGACGGTGCGCGAGCAGCCGTTCGGCCAGGTGCTGCTGACGATCATCGCCCTCGGCATCGCCTGCTACGGCGCGTTCTGCTTCGCGCGCGCCAAGCACCTCTCGCGCTAG
- a CDS encoding serine protease — translation MLVVAARRPVRRAVVLVVTVLVAALAVTAVTALGALAAPVGASVAVDGGRFAGTARLPGCSGAVVRWPAALDADPAVVLTNGHCVRSPFLGAREVLVDERSRTPIELLDGRGEVALTTRAARLQYATMYRTDVALLTLRRTYADLAAAGVTPLSLAAAGPARGDRVRIPSGYWREQRGCRTAGTAYRLHEQRWDWWDSIRLPARGGGCAIRGGYSGSPIVARATGLVVGVANTAWVGGRRCVDSACEESRRGRVVVRRHMNYGQQTWWLLTCLDAGRTFDLDVPGCRLAKPRR, via the coding sequence GTGCTGGTCGTCGCCGCTCGTCGTCCCGTCCGCCGTGCGGTCGTCCTGGTCGTCACAGTGCTCGTCGCCGCGCTCGCCGTCACCGCAGTCACCGCGCTCGGCGCGCTGGCGGCGCCGGTCGGGGCCTCGGTCGCCGTCGACGGTGGCCGCTTCGCCGGCACCGCCCGGCTGCCCGGCTGCTCCGGCGCGGTCGTGAGGTGGCCCGCGGCCCTCGACGCCGATCCCGCGGTGGTGCTCACCAACGGTCACTGCGTCCGCTCTCCCTTCCTCGGCGCCCGTGAGGTGCTGGTCGACGAGCGGAGCCGGACCCCGATCGAGCTGCTCGACGGCCGCGGCGAGGTGGCGCTGACCACGCGGGCGGCCCGCCTGCAGTACGCCACGATGTACCGCACCGACGTCGCCCTGCTCACGCTGCGCCGGACCTACGCCGACCTCGCCGCGGCGGGCGTCACCCCGCTCTCGCTCGCCGCCGCCGGACCGGCGCGCGGGGACCGCGTCCGCATCCCGTCGGGCTACTGGCGCGAGCAGCGTGGCTGCAGGACCGCCGGGACGGCGTACCGCCTGCACGAGCAGAGGTGGGACTGGTGGGACTCGATCCGGTTGCCGGCCCGCGGCGGCGGCTGTGCGATCCGCGGCGGCTACTCCGGGTCGCCGATCGTGGCGCGCGCCACCGGGCTGGTGGTCGGGGTGGCCAACACCGCCTGGGTCGGCGGCCGCCGCTGCGTCGACTCCGCCTGCGAGGAGAGCCGCCGCGGGCGCGTCGTCGTGCGCAGGCACATGAACTACGGCCAGCAGACGTGGTGGCTGCTCACCTGCCTCGACGCCGGACGGACGTTCGACCTCGACGTGCCGGGGTGCCGGCTGGCGAAGCCGCGGCGCTGA
- a CDS encoding ATP-dependent DNA ligase yields the protein MLLAELVATSAAVAATRSRKAKVAALAELLARVEPAELEVVVSYLGGTLRQRRTGLGWRGVSDLPSPADEPSLTVLEVDAAFEAMSHLSGAGSQLARSAAVGDLFGRATAAEQRWLRAIVTGNVRQGALDAITQEAVAQVAGVPLTAVRRAAMLAGSTVAAARAAFDGAEALAAIGLEVGRPVMPMLASSAPDVAAAMAALSPDGETEVAIDAKLDGIRIQVHRDGDVVLVVTRSLDDITGRLPEVVDVARSLPAERFVLDGEALALSDDGRPLAFQDTASRTAQDTGVAVTPHFFDVLHVDGQDLLDSPGRERLAALDALVPEQHRVRRLVTADPEAAAAFAAETLAAGHEGVVLKDLSARYAAGRRGSAWVKVKPRHTLDLVVLAVEWGSGRREGWLSNIHLGARDETSETGFVMLGKTFKGMTDEMLAWQTERFTELAVSPETVRESYVVEVRPLQVVEIAFDGLQRSTRYPGGVALRFARVIGYRDDKGPDEADTIETVRSLLPA from the coding sequence ATGCTGCTCGCCGAGCTCGTCGCCACCTCCGCCGCCGTGGCCGCCACCCGGTCCCGCAAGGCCAAGGTGGCCGCGCTCGCCGAGCTGCTCGCGCGGGTGGAGCCGGCCGAGCTCGAGGTGGTGGTGTCCTACCTGGGCGGCACGCTGCGGCAGCGTCGTACGGGCCTGGGCTGGCGCGGGGTCAGCGACCTCCCCTCCCCCGCCGACGAGCCGTCGCTGACGGTGCTGGAGGTCGACGCCGCCTTCGAGGCGATGTCGCACCTGTCGGGCGCGGGGTCGCAGCTCGCCCGCAGTGCCGCGGTGGGCGACCTCTTCGGGCGCGCCACCGCCGCCGAGCAGCGGTGGCTGCGCGCCATCGTCACCGGCAACGTCCGCCAGGGCGCCCTCGACGCCATCACGCAGGAGGCGGTGGCCCAGGTGGCCGGCGTGCCCCTGACCGCCGTGCGCCGCGCCGCCATGCTCGCCGGCTCCACGGTCGCGGCCGCGCGGGCGGCGTTCGACGGCGCGGAGGCGCTGGCCGCGATCGGGCTCGAGGTCGGCCGCCCGGTCATGCCCATGCTCGCCTCCAGCGCACCCGACGTCGCCGCAGCGATGGCCGCCCTGTCCCCCGACGGCGAGACCGAGGTCGCGATCGACGCCAAGCTCGACGGCATCCGGATCCAGGTCCACCGCGACGGCGACGTCGTGCTGGTGGTGACCCGCAGCCTCGACGACATCACCGGCCGACTGCCGGAGGTCGTCGACGTGGCCCGCTCCCTCCCCGCGGAGCGCTTCGTCCTCGACGGCGAGGCGCTCGCGCTCTCCGACGACGGACGACCCCTGGCCTTCCAGGACACCGCGAGCCGCACCGCGCAGGACACCGGCGTCGCCGTCACGCCACACTTCTTCGACGTCCTCCACGTCGACGGTCAGGACCTGCTCGACTCCCCCGGCCGCGAGCGCCTCGCCGCCCTCGACGCGCTGGTCCCCGAGCAGCACCGCGTCCGCCGCCTCGTGACCGCCGACCCCGAGGCGGCCGCCGCCTTCGCCGCCGAGACGCTCGCAGCCGGCCACGAGGGCGTCGTGCTCAAGGACCTGTCCGCCCGCTACGCCGCGGGCCGCCGCGGCTCGGCATGGGTCAAGGTCAAGCCGCGGCACACCCTCGACCTGGTCGTGCTCGCCGTGGAGTGGGGCTCGGGCCGGCGCGAGGGCTGGCTCTCCAACATCCACCTCGGCGCCCGCGACGAGACGTCCGAGACGGGCTTCGTGATGCTCGGCAAGACGTTCAAGGGGATGACCGACGAGATGCTCGCGTGGCAGACCGAGCGCTTCACCGAGCTCGCCGTCTCCCCCGAGACCGTCCGCGAGAGCTACGTCGTCGAGGTGCGCCCCCTCCAGGTCGTCGAGATCGCCTTCGACGGCCTCCAGCGCTCCACCCGCTATCCCGGAGGCGTCGCGCTGCGCTTCGCGCGGGTGATCGGCTACCGCGACGACAAGGGGCCCGACGAGGCCGACACGATCGAGACGGTGCGCTCGCTCCTCCCGGCGTGA